The window CCGTCAGTTCGCTGATCAGGCCGATGCGCTCGGCCTCGGTGGCGCGGACCGGGTCGCCCAGCATCAGGAGGCGGGTCGCGTGGCCCAGGCCCACGACTCTGGGCAGGAGGTAGGCCGCGCCCATGTCGCCGCCGGAGAGGCCGACCCGGGTGAAGAGGAAGGCGAAACGGGCCGAGGGGTCGGCGACGCGGAAGTCCGCCGCCAGGGCAAGGACCGCTCCGGCACCGGCCGCCACGCCGTGCAGCGCCGCGATCACCGGGAAGGGGCACTCCCGGACGGCGCGCACCACCTGGCCGGTCATGCGGTTGAAGTCCAGGAGGCCGGCGGTGTCCATGCCGAGGGTGGCGCCGATGATCTCGTCGACGTCGCCGCCGGAGCAGAAGCCGCGTCCCTCGCCGGCCAGCACCAGGGCCCGTACGGACCGCTCCCGGGACAGCTCCGCGAGCAGGTCGCGCAGGTCGGCGTAGGCGCCGAAGGTGAGCGCGTTGAGTTTCTCGGGGCGGGCCAGGGTGACGGTGGCGACACCGTCGGTGAGATCGACGCGCAGATGCTCCCAGCGGGGGGTGCGGGCGGCGGAGCCGGTGAAGGGACTCATGACGTGCGGCCTCCTCGGGCGGGCACTGTCTCACTGAGCTCTACCCCACGAAGCTATCACTCATCCGTGACTGTCGTCATGAGTGCGCGATAGACCGTTCGGGTAGGACTTCCGTGTGGAGCCGGGGTGACCCGGGTCGGTCACATCCGTCACAGATCACCCACACCGGCGTAACGGCGGGAGCAGCGGTGCGCGGCACCGCGTTCACCTGGGTAAGCCGTCCGGCAAGGGGGCGAAGGCGCCCCCGGACGACGGCCCCTCGGACGCCTCTGAAGAGCGGCGCCGTACCATTCATCAGGTTGAAAGCAGGATGTCCTGCTCCATGAACGGACCCGCCTTGTACGAACTCTCCTCAGCCCCCGCCTCCTGGCGCATCGCGCTGCCGCACACCGTCGCGGCGGTGCCCGTGGCCCGTGCCCTGGTCCGTACGGCGCTGGCCGAGCTGGAGTACGGGGCCGACTGCGACACGGCGGAGCTGCTCACGGCGGAGCTGGTGGCCAACGCGGTGGAGCACACCACCGGCGAGGCTCCGATAGAGCTGGTCGTGGAGCTGATGCCGTCGGGATGTCAGGTCGAGGTGCACGACACCGACCCGGCGCCGCCCGGCGACCTCACCCGCCCGGCCGGCGGGCCGCCCGACCCCTGGCAGGAGCACGGGCGGGGGCTGCTGCTGATCCGCGCCCTGAGCTCGTCGTGCGGGCACCGGCCGACCGAGTCCGGCAAGGCGGTGTGGTTCAGGCTGCCCGCGGTGCCGGAGCAGCGGCGTCCGTCGGCGTAGGGCCTCTTCAGGCCAGGGTCGCCACCAGGACCGCCTTGATGGTGTGCATCCGGTTCTCCGCCTCGTCGAAGACCACGGAATGCGCCGACTCGAAGACCTCGTCGGAGACCTCCAGGTACGCCAGGCCGTGCGAGGCGTGGATCTCGCGGCCGACCTTGGTGCCCAGGTCGTGGAAGGCGGGCAGGCAGTGCAGGAACCGCACGTCCGGGTTGCCGGTGGCGCGCAGGACGTCCATGGTCACGGCGTACGGGCCGAGGGCGGTGATCCGCTCGTCCCAGACCTCCTTGGGCTCGCCCATGGAGACCCAGACGTCCGTGGCGACGAAGTCGACGCCGCGGACGCCGTCGTCCAGGATCTCGGTGAGCGTGATGCGGGCGCCGCTGCTCTCGGCGAGCGCGCGGGCCCGGTCGACGACCTCCTCGGCCGGCCAGTAGGCCTTCGGCGCGACCAGACGCACGTCCATGCCGAGCAGAGCGCCGGTGACCAGGTAGGAGTTGCCCATGTTGAAGCGGGCGTCGCCCAGGTAGGCGAAGGCGATCTCGTTCAGCGGCTTGGCGCAGTGCTCGGTCATGGTCAGCACGTCGGCCAGCATCTGGGTGGGGTGCCAGTCATCGGTGAGCCCGTTGAAGACGGGCACCCCGGCGTGCGCCGCCAGCTCCTCGACCTTCAGCTGGCTGTCGCCCCGGTACTCGATCCCGTCGTACATCCGGCCCAGCACCCGCGCGGTGTCCCTGACCGACTCCTTGTGGCCGATCTGGGAACCTGAGGGGTCGAGGTACGTGGTCGAGGCGCCCTGGTCGGCGGCCGCGACCTCGAACGCGCAGCGGGTGCGGGTGGAGGTCTTCTCGAAGATCAGCGCGATGTTCCGGCCCCGCAGGTACTGGGTCTCGGTCCCGGCCTTCTTGGCGGCCTTCAGCTCGGAGGCCAGCTCGACCAGACCGCGGAACTCCTCCTCGGTGAAGTCCAGCTCCTTGAGGAAGTGGCGGCCGGCGAGGGCGCTCGGGGCTGTCGCCATGGGGGCGCTCCAGGGAT of the Streptomyces koelreuteriae genome contains:
- a CDS encoding enoyl-CoA hydratase family protein; this encodes MSPFTGSAARTPRWEHLRVDLTDGVATVTLARPEKLNALTFGAYADLRDLLAELSRERSVRALVLAGEGRGFCSGGDVDEIIGATLGMDTAGLLDFNRMTGQVVRAVRECPFPVIAALHGVAAGAGAVLALAADFRVADPSARFAFLFTRVGLSGGDMGAAYLLPRVVGLGHATRLLMLGDPVRATEAERIGLISELTEDGAADETAQNLAHRLANGPALAYAQTKALLTAELDMPLAASVELDASTQALLMTGEDYAEFHAAFTEKRPPKWSGR
- a CDS encoding ATP-binding protein encodes the protein MSCSMNGPALYELSSAPASWRIALPHTVAAVPVARALVRTALAELEYGADCDTAELLTAELVANAVEHTTGEAPIELVVELMPSGCQVEVHDTDPAPPGDLTRPAGGPPDPWQEHGRGLLLIRALSSSCGHRPTESGKAVWFRLPAVPEQRRPSA
- the argF gene encoding ornithine carbamoyltransferase codes for the protein MATAPSALAGRHFLKELDFTEEEFRGLVELASELKAAKKAGTETQYLRGRNIALIFEKTSTRTRCAFEVAAADQGASTTYLDPSGSQIGHKESVRDTARVLGRMYDGIEYRGDSQLKVEELAAHAGVPVFNGLTDDWHPTQMLADVLTMTEHCAKPLNEIAFAYLGDARFNMGNSYLVTGALLGMDVRLVAPKAYWPAEEVVDRARALAESSGARITLTEILDDGVRGVDFVATDVWVSMGEPKEVWDERITALGPYAVTMDVLRATGNPDVRFLHCLPAFHDLGTKVGREIHASHGLAYLEVSDEVFESAHSVVFDEAENRMHTIKAVLVATLA